ATTGGCCTTTTACCAGTTACCAGCTCCATTAAGACCACTCCAAAGCTGTACACATCACTTTTCTCATTCACTTTGTAAGTGTAGCCATATTCTGCACCAATTTCAACAATAAATATTAATGACCacaataatagtaataatacaCTACAATCAGTTAATCAACTTTAAAGGGAAAGTTCTGTAACTACACAACATCATGGTTATATATACTTTTAAGGGAAGTTTTTGTTGATTTGAGAATGATTAGCAATTATTTAGCATCCACTCCAATCATTCACTTATCCCCTCATTTTGCACACAACAAAATAGGAATGAGAAAAACAACAAGATAGAGTGCATTTTTTGGAAAGCAATTGATTGAATAGCTTCTCAATTTCAGAATTATTCTGACGAAAaaaaagctgatccaaacatgttacaAACCTGGAGCGATGTAGCCGTGGGTCCCAGCAATGACCTGAGTAGAAGAATCCTTGGCAACATTGGGCTGAACAATTTTAGCTAGTCCAAAATCAGCAATCCTTGGCTTCAAGAACTCATCCAACAAAATGTTACTGGACTTAACATCCCTGTGAATCACAGGCCTCTGACACCCATGATGCAAATACTCCAACCCTTTTGCTGCACCAACCGCAATCTCATACCTTGCCTCCCAATCAAGCTCCATCTTCCCACTCGTGTGAAGCCTGTCCCATAAACTCCCATTCTGCATATACTCATACACCAGCAGGCTCGAATCCTCACTAGTGATGCTACAATAAAGCTTCACCACATTCACATGCCTTATCGAGCTCAACGCCTGAACCTCCGCCTCAAACTCACGAGTCTTTCCAGCGCGCTTTGCAAGCATCGGAGTACCACTCCACGACCTTTTTCGCTCTGCGAAATCAGCATTGTTCCAAATATGCTTCACTGCTAGTTCTTTCCCATTGGAGAGTGCAACTCTGTATACATTCCCTGAACCTCCTTTCCCAATTAGATTCTCTTGTTTAATAGAATCCAGAATCTCACCCTCTGTGAAGGTTAACACATGGAACGATTTCACATCCCACGATTCTTCCTTCAGAGAACGTTCTCTTCCATATTTTTTCTCTCCTCCCTCTTCATTCTTCCTCTTCAAGTAGATACCCAGAAAACAGAGGAGCAAAAACAGAGCAATTGAAAAACATATCAGAAGCGCACGAAGGTCCTTGGACATAACAGAGGAAGCAGAGCATCGCCGGAACATGCCAATTCCATCGACGGCGGTGCAGAGAGAAGGGTTTCCGGTGAGGCTTCCATTGTAAGCTTGAATCGTCAAAGCTTGTGGAATTGGACCCTTTAGCTTGTTATACGATAAATCAAAGAGGCTAAGCCGGAGCGACGCTAAACTCACCGGAATTTCACCGGAGAGTTCATTCATTGACAGATTCAGAGAGTTCAGAGCCGGTAACGAACCCAAAGATGAAGGGATTTTATCATTGAGCGAGTTTCTGGACAAATCAACGTCGTTCAGGGAGGTGCATGAGCCTAAAGACTCTGGAATCGACCCTGTTAGCTTGTTGCTCTGTAAATGGAGTTTACCAAGGTGTTTGAGTTTTCCGATTTGCTCTGGAATTTTCCCCGAAATTTGATTCTCGCTGAGATCAATGGCCACCAACGACGTCGCTTTTGAGATTTCTTCAGGGATTTCACCGGATAAACGGTTGTTTCTGGCGAAAACACTCGCGAGTGTTTTCGCTTTCTGAATGTATGAACTGATTGAACCTTCCAACTGGTTCAGCTCAATATCGATCAATTCAGCTTCGGGAAGACCCCAAATTGCTTGAGGGATTGTTCCAGAGAGCGAGTTTCTGCTTACTCTGAACCTTTGGAGGCTCAAACAGTCACCATAAGTCGCCGGAATCTCGCCGGTGAGATTATTCTGAAGCACGAGCAGCGCCGTCATCTTCCCCTGTTTACACATCTCCGGCGGAATTGAACCAGTCAAGAAATTCTCCGATACGTCGATGTAATCGAAATCAGACCAGGAACCGAGTTTCTGAGGAATTGGACCGGTTAACCTGTTCCTGTAGAGAGAAAACTCCACGAGGTTTTTGAACTCGCCTATCTCCGGTGGAATCTCGCCGGAGAAATTGTTCTCAAAGAGCTGAAGTGATATCAAGTTTTTCAAATACCTCACCTCAGAGATATCTCCTTCGAGACGATTCATGGAGCCATCGAAGTACTTAAGCTTTGTCAAGTTTCTCAGCCCGATTGGAAGCTTTCCGGTGAAGGAGTTGTTGTAGAATTCCAGCTGCCAGAGGTTGCGGAGGTTCACTATCTCCGCCGGAAACTCACCGGTGATGAAATTGTCAGCGAATTCTAGCTCAGCTAGCTCGGTGAGGTTACCGATTCCGACCGGTAACTTCCCGCCGAGCGAGCAGTTACTCAGGTAGAGCCAGTTCAAGTTCTTGAGGCTCAGAATTTCCACCGGAAATGGAGTGAGATCAAAAGGGTTATCTCCTACGCTCAACTGCAACATTCCCGTCATGTTGAGAAGTGATTGCCATGGAAATGTTCCAGAGAAGCCACTCTTGTTGAGAAAAAGGTACTGGAGTTCGTGTAATGGTGATATGTCAGGGAAGGAGCCAGAGAATTGGTTGTTTCCGAGGTCTAGGTAGTGTAGTTTGACGCAGTTTCTGAGATCCTCTGTTACTCTGccatggaagttgttgaatccGAGGGAAAGTTTTTGGAGTGATTGGAGGTTGCAGAGG
This is a stretch of genomic DNA from Lotus japonicus ecotype B-129 chromosome 1, LjGifu_v1.2. It encodes these proteins:
- the LOC130727669 gene encoding receptor-like protein kinase 7 codes for the protein MSTAITSPRLFPLLHFLLLSSLLTTVFSDELQILLNLKSTLQKSNPNPFTSWNNNTTNSLCTTFHGITCNSMNSVTEINLSNQNLSGVLPLNSLCNLQSLQKLSLGFNNFHGRVTEDLRNCVKLHYLDLGNNQFSGSFPDISPLHELQYLFLNKSGFSGTFPWQSLLNMTGMLQLSVGDNPFDLTPFPVEILSLKNLNWLYLSNCSLGGKLPVGIGNLTELAELEFADNFITGEFPAEIVNLRNLWQLEFYNNSFTGKLPIGLRNLTKLKYFDGSMNRLEGDISEVRYLKNLISLQLFENNFSGEIPPEIGEFKNLVEFSLYRNRLTGPIPQKLGSWSDFDYIDVSENFLTGSIPPEMCKQGKMTALLVLQNNLTGEIPATYGDCLSLQRFRVSRNSLSGTIPQAIWGLPEAELIDIELNQLEGSISSYIQKAKTLASVFARNNRLSGEIPEEISKATSLVAIDLSENQISGKIPEQIGKLKHLGKLHLQSNKLTGSIPESLGSCTSLNDVDLSRNSLNDKIPSSLGSLPALNSLNLSMNELSGEIPVSLASLRLSLFDLSYNKLKGPIPQALTIQAYNGSLTGNPSLCTAVDGIGMFRRCSASSVMSKDLRALLICFSIALFLLLCFLGIYLKRKNEEGGEKKYGRERSLKEESWDVKSFHVLTFTEGEILDSIKQENLIGKGGSGNVYRVALSNGKELAVKHIWNNADFAERKRSWSGTPMLAKRAGKTREFEAEVQALSSIRHVNVVKLYCSITSEDSSLLVYEYMQNGSLWDRLHTSGKMELDWEARYEIAVGAAKGLEYLHHGCQRPVIHRDVKSSNILLDEFLKPRIADFGLAKIVQPNVAKDSSTQVIAGTHGYIAPEYGYTYKVNEKSDVYSFGVVLMELVTGKRPIEPEFGENKDIVSWVHSKAQSKEKFMSAVDCRIPEMYKEEACMVLRTAVLCTATLPALRPTMRAVVQQLEDAEPCKLVGIVISKDGSGKKIELNDK